The DNA window TAAAAACAACCTTCTGTGCGTCAGTGTCAGTCACGTGTGGCTTCTGCAGCTCCACAGTAAATAAAGACAACAAAACTGTAcggacactcacacacacatacacgcacacacacacaacttgtACGAACAATACAAGATATTCTGGATAGAAACTAAAAAGGTGTGATGTGGTGCTAATCTAGCAGTCGCTAAAGAACTGGCTGCCAATTAATTTGCATGCTGCGCAGTGGAGAAGCACAACTTCAGGGTATAAGGGTATGGACCATCTGGGGAAGAAAGGCAGACAGCACTGGTTACTCATGCAGCATTTGACAGCTCGCACAAATGGAAGGATGTTCGGAAACTCACTGGGATTCTTCATCTGGTAGTGGTTCATCATGGCTAGTGCCTCCATGGCGTCATTGATGGACTCCCACTCCAAAAGGCCGGATGAGCTACGCTCACCTGTACCCCCACCCGAGGCGAGAGACACAAAGTCCAATTTATTGATACGGCGTGGTTCCCTACTGCTTACGTTGACTTTTGAAAACATCCATCTCACAGCTTAACAACCGATGACTGCCTTAAACTCCTCCTGATGAGTACACACCAACTACTGAATTTACCATCCAACAACTGACTAGCAGATGTTGAATACTCAAAACTGCCCATTATCAAGAATGAACGATGTAGTTTGTTATGCGATTCCTGTTTTGCAACGTTGTTGAAGACTCATTGTTCGGTTTTATTACAGGTCATTATAAGAGACTGAATGGGGTTATTGATACAGGAAAGAGATGCAATTTCAATGTCTTCAACCCATATACTTACTCTTTCCTGTGAAGAGTTTAATGTTGGAAGGACTCTTCACCCCAAGCTCCTCGCAAATCTGAAATATGCCAGATGTTTAAAAAATCATGTgagggcagggggacacacaAATTTTCTAGTACAAAGGAAAAGAACATGATACACAGGACACACCTGTGTGAATATCTCAGCAGTGACATCAGGCTGAGCATTGAAGAAGTGTAAGACGTTGCTGGGGTGCTGAATTCGGTTCTTGGCGGCCTGTTCCGGAGAGGTGAAGCGGTTGTTCCGGGTGCCGTGGAAGTCTTTGAAGCTGCTGGTTCCATCCTCCAGCTCATAGGATTGCCCAGGCATAATAGCCTGCTGCTTAGACACACTGGTTAGGGAGAGAACAACGAGAAATGAGGAACTGAACTTATCTGCGACCAGAAATCAACCTTGTACATTGTCAGAAGCTTATACCCGTAAATCACTGCATATCAATCATGCCAACATAGGGATATAATAGTGAAAATGCAAGAACTTACCACAGATTGAGTTTCTGTCCAAAGAGGAAGTTGTTATTAAGGTGGGTGATGGCACGGTCCACAGCATAGCAATCCCCCATCTCCACCATGGCTGCTCCAGGCTTGCTCTTCATGAACTTTacctgaacaaaacaaaaagtcacTGAATTTTAGATTAGCCTGGTTTTACCGATCCGAGGCCTAAAAGACGACTCGTCTCCCTTTGACGACTCAAGCaggcaaacaaaaaaaccaaCCTACCCGTTCCACGTTGCCATAGAGGCAGAAAACATTGAAGACCCTATCAGCGTTCATCTTGGAGGGTTCTAGGCCGTACACCATGACAACAGGAGAGTCGGCGTGGGGGCTGTACTCCcctggtggaggtggggggggtgggtgcccATACTGGGGCCCTCCATATCGCTGGTTATGTCCCCCTCTTCGAGGGCCCCCCATCGGAGGGCCCATACGGCGGCCCTCgtagtgagggggagggggcggcCCATAGCTCTCATCATGATAATGGCCGTGGTAACCACCCTGTGGCCCCCCTGATGGAACAAGAGACAGACATGAATTTCTGGCAAGAGACATGGCAGGAGGCTACAACCGTGCACTGAAAGAGATGTGAGCTCCAACGACCAAGCCGGACAGACAGACTGAGTGACAGGTTCACAGCATCTCCTTGCTGCCACTGCACACCAGCATGTGTCATTCAGCAACCCCACCCCGCAACAGCTGCACTGCAACTGAGGTGCCACCAGAAGAGGGTGCTCTCCCCCCTCAAGGACACAGGCCCCAAGAGCCTTACCATACTCTGGAGGGTGGTCTCCCAGCAGAGCCGGCTGTCTCTGGCGCTTGTTGGGGTTGGCATTCATATCTGAAGAGCGAGAAGAGGGAAGGAAGAGGAAGGAAGCAGAATGTGATAggtaaaatttttttttttaaatcacagtgACAGAAACAGTTTTGCACAGAAGTTTAAACTCATCCAGGCACCGAGCAGAACAGTACAGGACCCATGCGCTCACACATACCAGTAGGAAGCAGCAAAGTTTACTCAGCCACATAAAACGCAATCGTGATACTAAAGATGCGCAAGGTAATGCCTAACAATCTGTTAAAATTGTTACAGTGCGACAAGCTAGTCTGATAGCCAAAATACACAACACAATGGGTTCTGTCCACGTTTCCTCTAATGGAGGGGGCTCAAAATGACAGAAAAGCCAGGAAATAACTAAACGCGTCAGGGTAGTGGAAAGAAGGCGCTGCTGTGAAtacatttacccccccccccttcactacAAACACACCTTGTGCGTTGTTCCATTTGCCATCTCCATCTAAACAGATGCACATATGAATGGTAGATACATGTTTGGGAAAACAGTACTGTACACTGTACTAAAGAGGAAGCAGGCAATTCACACAGCAGCTCACATCTGTCATGTCAAATTTGCAGTATCAAAAGCATGGTAACACATACCAAGAAACCTCATTATGAATCTGCAATTGTGTGAGGGGGAAAGTTATACAAGAATTGCACATGGGTAGACAAATAACATGATGGAAATTATTCATGACAAGCTATTAGTTATAGATATTATAATAAATACACAGCCTATCAGATTGTCACCTCACATCCTGCAATGTCTCACTATATTGGCTTTAGTCAGTGGCAAATCTGTTTTATAAATTACAATACACAGATGTATGTAAAACTATGTAATGGCTTTAGTGATTTTGGTCTGCCTTCAATCCCAGATACCATAaatctctaagaatgaaatcaGAGACAACcccgacgccccctgctgggaaAGGTAACAGCTTTTATTTGCTTCAGCccagaagaaaacaaaaaacttgtCTGAATGAGGGAATCTTTCAGGCTGACTAAATGAACCCTTACCACAtagcggggggagggggagtctGGGCCTTTTCCAAGGAAATCTGGACTATTCTGATTCTTCTAAAAGGAGGAATTGACTCAGCTGTGTTAATGCAAACTGTCGGGAGGTGTCACAAAGTCAATGAGGGAACCAAATCAGAAAGGTCCCCTCAACAGCCAAGCGACATGTCACATGTTCATTCACAGTAATAGCCACACAATAAGAACATCGTAGAGGCTTGAAGTTACTTACAGCACAGAATTAAAGGGGAAGGGAGCAAAACGGGCAGTTGGAAACATATGttgccgggggagggggggccagGGATGATGAATGCACATTTTGGCACCGTCACCCCGTCTGCGTTCTCTTCCACTCCGTTTTCATTTCATTCTTTCCATCCTTCCCTCCTCTTATCAAACAAAGCATAGTTTTGGTTCTTCCATTGGAGCTCGCaggtttgtttggttttgtttttttgttttgtctttgcaTTTGCTGTCGACGGTGCGTggtgcttttgaaaaaaaataataaatttctGCTTACCGTGCCTCAACCGCAAAGCAGACATTTTGCACCGTTTCAGAAAGACGGATGTCCTCAACAGACACACAATGCCAAACCTGCATCACATAGGAGGCGTTACAAAAGGTGATAAGACTTTAAAAGTACATAAGAGCTGTATTCAGAAAAGAAACCTGGTTTTGGAAATGTTCAAGGGGGGAGAGTCAACACAGGGAGGAGGGATGTTGAAAAAATAGGTGAAGGGTAAGGGGGGTGGGAATAAAAACACCTGTGTCCATGAAGTAATGCAGACCCTTTGGAAAAAAGCATGGAGTGTCTGCCTCTGTCTATGCGTATGGTCACATGTCTTCATGCTCAGTGGCCCCTGGGTTTCTGTGGTGCTCCTtcccatctgattggttggttctTCCCCCCTGTTACTCAATGGTTCCCCCCTGTGGCATTGTGGTGAGCAGCATCTTGTCTAAGGAAAACGTCTGTGAAGCATCTGGATAGGGTTCTGGGTGGTGTGGTGCCATGTTTGCTGTTGTGTTCAGCAGGAGGAGCAGAGCGTAATGCAGGtaggaggggggaaaaaacccaccaaaaacaaaaacaaaaaacccacACACCCAAGACGAGGGGGTACAAAAGCAGAGAATGGGACTGTGTGAGACCTGGAGCGCCTTTGTGCCTTGTGTAGATCTCACTCGTTTCATGTGAGTAGGCTTGTCTCCCTCTGTGTGAGCCGCACTGTGTCCCCCATTTGCGTGTGGGGTCTTTTCCCCCCCTTCTCAAGATGGGTGTCAAAAGATCCTGACCGCTGTGAGGTGGCGATTCAGAGGCGTGACATTTGGGGCAAGGTGGGGACACGTGTCCTGCTTGGGTCACAAAAGTCGAGAGCAGGGAGAAGCATAGCTTATCGCCAACGTACCTCAACCCTTGCCCCCAAACAAAATGTGTTGTGTCAAAGAAGAACAAGTAGGGCGTCTTCATGGCTTTGTTGTGCTGTTGCAGTAGCAGTAGAAGTAGAACGAATGTCAGTAAGCACATGTCTGCAGTAGTAATATTGGAAAATGTTTGATCTCATGGTCTTGCGGTGTCTATGCCTGCCCATTTTCTCAGGATGAAGGGGCCCATTTTCCTTTGCTGTTTGATACAAGGAAAGTGAAAATATCCTCCTTGCAGAAGTAGGAGCAGTCAGTGGTGACGGTGGTGTTGGAGTAGTgttgacagcagcagtgtgcCTCCGATGCATATATGGAATGTTTGTTATCCCCAGTGTTCCGATGTTACAGAGCGACGAGTTCTGTTGGAGTTGCTGGTGTTCTGCAGTAGGTTCAGTGCTGTGGATAGCCTGTATGTGCGTGGCAGGGGTGTGAGGAGCAACTGGCCACCAGCAGTACTGTAGACGATCgtttttttggggtttttttttttttttggatggagGTAGAAGGTTGGAAATGATCCGCACCCACCCAACTGCTCCTCATGTAGCAGATGTCGAGGAAGCAATTTCACAGCACCCACACAAGCGAACAGTCATGGGTTTTTGAAAAAGCAAACAAAGAAATCTAAAATGTACAGGCGTCCTGTTTCAATTCAACACGTTTAAACCTCAAACAGCCCCTGCTATAATTTTGCTCAGTTCTGGATGAATACTCCTTTCAAAAGCGAGTACTTTCACATTAAATGGACTAAACTAAAGCTTCATTATAATAGTCAAAGCCCATGTAATACCTATAGGACAAAAAGCCATCTATGGCTACATTGTGCAGCTCCACTTGCTACAATACCTTTCTGCCTGTCCAAAAACTGGCAAGAGATAGACACTGATAAAATGTACACTGCACAATTCAACCATTTGTTGTAGCTCTAAGGCTAAGATGCATACGGACAAGTCTTATTCCATCAAGGGAAATAGACCACTGATTTCTCAACCAGCAAAGAACAGAACTGTCTGCCAGAGTGCACTGGATGTCAGATAACATCATAAATGCAATCCAATCTTAGTCTAAAGTATATCATCTAAAAGTGTAATAAACTGCCAGACAATCTAATCATTTCCCACCACTCTAATCTTTGCATAACAAAATGTCAATATTGATGTTTTACCACACTAAGacaatgtgtgttttttaaaaaaatggacAAAAAGTTGTTGAATACAGTTGCCACTCAACATTGACTATAGTTATTGTAGTTATAGTTAGTTCTCGTCAACCAGTTCAAACACCACAAGAACGTGTGAAAGACCTTAACGTCAATAACCACATAAAATCAGAGCCTGTCAGACCTTTAGTGCAAGTGTGAGGAAAAGTGTTCATTTAACCCATGAGAACCATTGCTTGTATGAATGAGCGCCAGCACGAGTGACCCCAAGCTAGCTGCCCTGAAGTTGCTCCTCGCACCCCTGC is part of the Paramormyrops kingsleyae isolate MSU_618 chromosome 17, PKINGS_0.4, whole genome shotgun sequence genome and encodes:
- the LOC111844057 gene encoding heterogeneous nuclear ribonucleoprotein L isoform X2; the encoded protein is MAAQAGRYYNEGGRATKRQKTENNDGGMATEGYEDPHKTLPSPVVHVRGLVDGVMEADLVEALQEFGPISYVVVMPKKRQALVEYEDMNGSCNAVSYAADNQIYIAGHPAFVNYSTSQKISRPGDPDDSRSVNNVLLLTIMNPIYPITTDVLYTICNNCGPVQRIVIFRKNGVQAMVEFDSVQSAQRAKASLNGADIYSGCCTLKIEYAKPTRLNVFKNDQDTWDYTNPNLSGQDGDGKWNNAQDMNANPNKRQRQPALLGDHPPEYGGPQGGYHGHYHDESYGPPPPPHYEGRRMGPPMGGPRRGGHNQRYGGPQYGHPPPPPPPGEYSPHADSPVVMVYGLEPSKMNADRVFNVFCLYGNVERVKFMKSKPGAAMVEMGDCYAVDRAITHLNNNFLFGQKLNLCVSKQQAIMPGQSYELEDGTSSFKDFHGTRNNRFTSPEQAAKNRIQHPSNVLHFFNAQPDVTAEIFTQICEELGVKSPSNIKLFTGKSERSSSGLLEWESINDAMEALAMMNHYQMKNPNGPYPYTLKLCFSTAQHAN
- the LOC111844057 gene encoding heterogeneous nuclear ribonucleoprotein L isoform X1, with product MAAQAGRYYNEGGRATKRQKTENNDGGMATEGYEDPHKTLPSPVVHVRGLVDGVMEADLVEALQEFGPISYVVVMPKKRQALVEYEDMNGSCNAVSYAADNQIYIAGHPAFVNYSTSQKISRPGDPDDSRSVNNVLLLTIMNPIYPITTDVLYTICNNCGPVQRIVIFRKNGVQAMVEFDSVQSAQRAKASLNGADIYSGCCTLKIEYAKPTRLNVFKNDQDTWDYTNPNLSGQDGDGKWNNAQDMNANPNKRQRQPALLGDHPPEYGGPQGGYHGHYHDESYGPPPPPHYEGRRMGPPMGGPRRGGHNQRYGGPQYGHPPPPPPPGEYSPHADSPVVMVYGLEPSKMNADRVFNVFCLYGNVERVKFMKSKPGAAMVEMGDCYAVDRAITHLNNNFLFGQKLNLCVSKQQAIMPGQSYELEDGTSSFKDFHGTRNNRFTSPEQAAKNRIQHPSNVLHFFNAQPDVTAEIFTQICEELGVKSPSNIKLFTGKSGGTGERSSSGLLEWESINDAMEALAMMNHYQMKNPNGPYPYTLKLCFSTAQHAN
- the LOC111844057 gene encoding heterogeneous nuclear ribonucleoprotein L isoform X3; amino-acid sequence: MAAQAGRYYNEGGRATKRQKTENNDGGMATEGYEDPHKTLPSPVVHVRGLVDGVMEADLVEALQEFGPISYVVVMPKKRQALVEYEDMNGSCNAVSYAADNQIYIAGHPAFVNYSTSQKISRPGDPDDSRSVNNVLLLTIMNPIYPITTDVLYTICNNCGPVQRIVIFRKNGVQAMVEFDSVQSAQRAKASLNGADIYSGCCTLKIEYAKPTRLNVFKNDQDTWDYTNPNLSGQDMNANPNKRQRQPALLGDHPPEYGGPQGGYHGHYHDESYGPPPPPHYEGRRMGPPMGGPRRGGHNQRYGGPQYGHPPPPPPPGEYSPHADSPVVMVYGLEPSKMNADRVFNVFCLYGNVERVKFMKSKPGAAMVEMGDCYAVDRAITHLNNNFLFGQKLNLCVSKQQAIMPGQSYELEDGTSSFKDFHGTRNNRFTSPEQAAKNRIQHPSNVLHFFNAQPDVTAEIFTQICEELGVKSPSNIKLFTGKSGGTGERSSSGLLEWESINDAMEALAMMNHYQMKNPNGPYPYTLKLCFSTAQHAN